CCTATACTTAAATACTTCTAGATAATTCCAACTAAACTCAACTAAACTCAACTAAACTCAACTAAATTTTACCAGTTCTGCAATACGACCAAATACTATTGTTTGACTCACTCATAATTCGTTACATTAAGTAATGTCTAAATGCTACCCCTACTTAAGCCCTGGCAACTCCCTCGCCTCGACACATGGGACACGAGTTGCATCCAGTCAGGAGCCAATGATCCACACAGTCCTTGTGGAACTCGTGATGGCACTTATTGAGCTGCCGACACACGTCGCCCTTTTCGTAATCCGTCATGCAAATAGGGCATTTTTCGCCCTCGATGAACTCTTTCACCGTCGACAATCCTCCAGCCTGCTCCACGTCCTCCTGGGTAGCCAGATGGTTCTTCATGGGGCTCAGATGCCTTTCCAACAGGGACAGATCCTCCATGGTAGGTTCATCTGTGAACAGAGAAGCCGCATTGAGAATGGGATGGTCTTCAGGGTACGTGCCTCCAAAGACATAGACGATCCATGACTGTCTCAGGGGGCGCTCGGGGATGGCTTCTCGTAGCGACTCTCGAGTATTCCGAGGTTCATTGGCGTTGTCACCAGTCGGAGGAGGCAGTGAAGGGAGGCTAGGCAGAGGTGGGGCAGTCTGTGAAGCCGGAGAAGTGGCAGGGATGAGAGGATGAGGAGCCACAGCAGGAGAAATGGCGGAAGCAGATGCAGAACCGGCATCGTCGACTTGTTCCGTGCTCGCCAGAGGGGTATGGTAAGTGGATGCCGAGTCGGGCATTTCCGTCAACGAGTCTGTGCTACCCTGTCTATCTGGGTTGTTGAATGATGGGCCAAAGTCGCTCATGAATTGATCCAAGATAGATCTACCACGCTCGTAGCGCGAGCGAAGAGGGTTATACTCTACTGTGTCGGTGGGTTCACTCAGACGAATGGGTCTGGAGGTGGCTGCTTCGAAAAACGGCATGGAATCAGTGGTGATCTCCGCATTGGGTCCCTGTCCGTTATCTTCCGAAGATCTAATTCCGACCACAAGCACAGGAACAAACGTGGATCCTTCAGTCGGAGGGAATCTAAACATTCGAAAGTAGTTGAGGGGTCGAACACCTTCCGCCCCAGAGGGTTCACGAGCAGTGATCTCAGGTGAGAGCAGACCTCGCGAAAGTCCAGAGAGGAACCGGTCAAAGTCGTCTGAGGATGATCCGGTACCTCCGCCGTTCTGGAAGCCAAACTCGGTGCCCACAAGCGAAGATGCGGTCATGGCAGAGGCCAGAAACAACAATCGAGACAACATGACCGACTGATTACGTGGCTGCCGTTCATTCGACATACCTGGAATGTCCATGCCTGGAATTCCGCCCGTCGGCACACCCGAATTCCGTGTGGATGCAGGCTCGGGTTCCTCCAGAATGTTCTCCAGCAAGGGTTGTGTTTCTGAGGCATCGATGGAAGCCTCTC
This genomic interval from Yarrowia lipolytica chromosome 1E, complete sequence contains the following:
- a CDS encoding uncharacterized protein (Compare to YALI0E31339g, weakly similar to uniprot|Q9P7E1 Schizosaccharomyces pombe Zf-C3HC4 ring finger protein), yielding MGQSSSRDSTSSSNPSGAPQQPHRNRLVQRLQTHLRRRRPEAPAATMFVPQRRRRSATDSVRSERRKRRVEDDSEVAETQAAVGTATGATATTTNTETSSSPPGGTPQAAASTLGEASIDASETQPLLENILEEPEPASTRNSGVPTGGIPGMDIPGMSNERQPRNQSVMLSRLLFLASAMTASSLVGTEFGFQNGGGTGSSSDDFDRFLSGLSRGLLSPEITAREPSGAEGVRPLNYFRMFRFPPTEGSTFVPVLVVGIRSSEDNGQGPNAEITTDSMPFFEAATSRPIRLSEPTDTVEYNPLRSRYERGRSILDQFMSDFGPSFNNPDRQGSTDSLTEMPDSASTYHTPLASTEQVDDAGSASASAISPAVAPHPLIPATSPASQTAPPLPSLPSLPPPTGDNANEPRNTRESLREAIPERPLRQSWIVYVFGGTYPEDHPILNAASLFTDEPTMEDLSLLERHLSPMKNHLATQEDVEQAGGLSTVKEFIEGEKCPICMTDYEKGDVCRQLNKCHHEFHKDCVDHWLLTGCNSCPMCRGEGVARA